Proteins encoded together in one Mercenaria mercenaria strain notata chromosome 18, MADL_Memer_1, whole genome shotgun sequence window:
- the LOC128550659 gene encoding perivitellin-2 67 kDa subunit-like yields the protein MVELKEIAQPKKKFLKVGMRQDNRLQECKDSEFKQSFPDVDYSFLGYNIFKGFPLAVDHDPGFTYPIFRANYSSGGQTADCRYSVPQGLVIIPDVSCVTSFASKTVQTKYEYSKELSISANISGGALGDSFSASAGYKYSSSQISSGESVFIISFAKCSYYFIKLITEKPPKFDAVFIEWIQKLNNTNANSEIYFDFFDTYGTHFLMEVTYGARYTLEHKMSSDTFESKREHGVNVGQEASYAGLFNVGRTFSFDASTREIATSFLKSVEIKTITVGAALPSNGDTSTWASEFKNSPIPTAYKLSSI from the exons ATGGTTGAACTAAAAGAAATTGCTCAGCCgaagaaaaaattcttaaaagttg GTATGCGTCAAGACAATCGACTTCAAGAATGTAAAGATTCTGAGTTCAAGCAATCTTTTCCAGACGTTGATTATTCATTCCTTGGCTACAATATATTTAAAGGATTTCCACTTGCAGTCGACCACGATCCTGGTTTTACCTACCCAATTTTTCGAGCAAATTACTCGTCTGGTGGGCAAACAGCTGATTGTCGATATAGTGTACCACAGGGCCTAGTGATTATTCCAGACGTCTcatgtgtgacgtcatttgcatCTAAAACAGTACAAACAAAATACGAGTATTCCAAAGAATTGTCAATTTCAGCAAACATAAGTGGTGGTGCGTTAGGAGATAGCTTTTCTGCAAGTGCCGGCTACAAGTATTCCTCTTCACAAATTTCCTCTGGAGAATcagtttttatcatttcttttgcaaagtgcagctattatttcataaaacttaTAACTGAAAAGCCTCCCAAATTTGATGCGGTATTTATCGAATGGATTCAAAAATTGAATAATACAAATGCAAActctgaaatttattttgactttttcgATACCTATGGAACTCATTTCTTAATGGAAGTAACTTATGGCGCTAGATATACATTAGAACATAAGATGTCATCAGACACTTTTGAAAGTAAACGGGAACACGGAGTCAACGTAGGCCAAGAAGCTAGTTATGCTGGTCTGTTTAACGTTGGGAGGACATTCAGTTTTGATGCTTCTACACGGGAAATAGCGACGTCTTTCTTAAAGTCGGTAGAAATTAAAACTATTACAGTCGGCGCTGCACTACCATCAAATGGGGATACAAGTACATGGGCGTCTGAGTTTAAAAACAGTCCGATACCAACCGCTTATAAACTGTCGTCTATTTGA
- the LOC123538656 gene encoding alpha-(1,3)-fucosyltransferase fut-5-like, translated as MKTTRIRKLFISSTLTVMLILALQTYYSDRLSFGTSVVLTSQYSVHVRGHSQTVVTNKMKYSRYGTGTSIVKESLNEIISQHSKYNGSADASQELHYIPKRRKLRIALYHVYHGLIKAHMRSLNMSSCFHYQNCEVVYIKPFTTGIIDADAVLIQGNNVPNKLPKHRDKNQVFIFVTVESPIYLRFTNPYEKRVHNYFNWTMTYRIDSDIPYVYGSVIPNKVDKNYVIQSIEINNNFRNIGMNASLDEKVISNYTGDVNKNYSDIFRQKTETALWFVSHCRTPSKREVYASELAKYTNVTKVGKCNMNRSSSCPKRSDCDTDWAKKYKFYLAFENSLCIDYITEKAFLWFTRDIVIVVRGAIHYENYLPKGTFIDTNAFNSAKELAQHLNKVGANEEEYTNILKLKDHYSVIKEREHAQISYCNLCYKLNNLNQYRKSIANVNDWWNRHDCIRSNDI; from the coding sequence ATGAAAACAACAAGAATAAGAAAACTGTTTATTTCTTCAACATTGACTGTCATGTTGATATTGGCACTTCAAACGTACTACAGTGATCGTCTTTCATTTGGAACATCAGTCGTGTTAACATCGCAATATTCCGTGCACGTGCGTGGACATTCTCAAACAGTGGTaactaataaaatgaaatattcaagatACGGAACTGGAACAAGTATTGTAAAAGagtctttaaatgaaataattagtCAACATTCAAAGTATAATGGAAGCGCAGATGCTTCACAAGAACTTCACTATATACCTAAGCGAAGAAAGCTGCGAATAGCGCTTTACCATGTATATCATGGACTAATAAAGGCTCACATGAGAAGTTTAAATATGTCCAGTTGTTTCCATTATCAAAACTGTGAAGTTGTATATATCAAACCGTTTACAACAGGAATTATAGATGCAGACGCTGTTCTTATTCAGGGAAACAATGTACCAAATAAACTCCCAAAACATAGAGATAAGAatcaagttttcatttttgtaacagTAGAATCGCCCATATATCTGCGATTCACCAACCCTTATGAGAAAAGAGtccataattattttaactggacCATGACTTATAGAATAGACTCCGATATTCCATACGTTTATGGCTCTGTTATTCCAAATAAAGTAGATAAAAACTATGTCATTCAGAGCATAGAAATTAATaataactttagaaatataggtATGAATGCGTCTCTAGACGAGAAGGTAATCAGTAATTATACCGGCGACGTTAATAAGAATTATAGTGATATATTCCGTCAGAAGACAGAAACTGCACTTTGGTTTGTAAGCCATTGTAGGACACCGAGCAAACGTGAGGTGTATGCCAGTGAATTAGCGAAGTACACAAATGTTACTAAAGTCGGAAAGTGTAACATGAACAGGTCGTCTTCATGTCCAAAACGGAGCGATTGTGACACTGACTGGGCTAAGAAATACAAATTCTACTTAGCATTCGAAAATTCCTTGTGTATTGACTACATTACGGAAAAAGCCTTTCTGTGGTTCACAAGagatattgttattgttgttcGAGGTGCTATTCATTATGAAAATTATCTTCCGAAGGGCACATTTATAGATACCAATGCGTTTAATTCAGCAAAAGAACTTGCACAACATCTGAACAAAGTGGGTGCAAACGAAGAAGAATATACAAACATTCTAAAGCTGAAGGATCATTATTCTGTCATAAAAGAACGAGAACACGCTCAGATATCGTATTGTAACTTGTGTTATAAATTAAACAATCTCAACCAATATCGAAAATCCATCGCAAATGTAAATGATTGGTGGAACAGACATGACTGTATTAGAAGTAATGATATATGA